The following nucleotide sequence is from Paenibacillus odorifer.
AAACAGACGATTGTCTGTCTACCGCATAGAGTATTAGTCGAAATCACCAGTGCGTCGGGGGAGGATGATATAGATGCCTATGTCCAGTAGTGAATCTGCAACAGCTTTAAAAAGAACAGTGATTATTGCGATTTTCGCCGCAGTGGCAGTAGTGTTAAGTTTAATAGAGGCACAGATTCCGTTATCCGGGATGGGACTGGTGCCGGGTGCTAAGCTCGGACTGGCCAACATTATGATTTTGACTTGTATTTACTTTTTACGTGGACGGGATGCTTTCCTGCTTGTCATCCTCAAAACACTGCTTACTGCATTTCTGCTAGGTACCTTCTCAAGCTTGCTGTTTAGTTTATTTGGTTCACTTTTTAGCTTTGTTGTTATGTTTGTGCTGATGCTGATTAGTGGCAAAGGTAAGAGTATAAGCTTGATCGGAATTAGTATAGCTGGTGGGATTGCACATAATATCGGTCAGCTGCTGGCAGCTTCTATGGTATTTGCATCACTTAGTATTTTTTATTATCTTCCCATGCTGCTGATCACTGGGGTAGTAACAGGAATTGCCGTGGGCTATGCAGTCCGTTATTTGGTGGCGTCATTGTCAAAAATATCGCTGTTTGAAGAATTTTTGGACTGATTAGTCACATCAGCGGAAGGATGACTAACATGAATGAATCATACGAAGGTCAAGACTTAGAGGGAGAAGGACAAGCGGTCATCTCTCTGGATGGGGTATCGTTTGGCTATGATCCCGAGCATCCGATTCTTCAAAATATAACGTTATCTATCTCACAAGGACAATGGGTCAGCTTGGTTGGTCCTAATGGCTGCGGGAAGTCTACGTTGGTCAAGCTGCTTAATGCTCTGCTGCCTAAGGGGGCTGGTGAGATTGAGGTTAGTGGCATGCTGCTTAGTGAGGAAACGATCGGAAGCATTCGGCAATGTATCGGAATGGTGTTCCAAAATCCAGATAATCAGTTTATTGGAGCCACTGTAGAGGAAGATATCCTATTCGGCCTGGAAGGGCTTTGTTTGCCGTACGAAGAGATGGCTGAACGTTTGCACTCCTATACGACAAGACTAGGAATAAATCATCTGTTGTCCAAGCATCCGGGTGAGCTGTCGGGAGGCCAAAAGCAGCGTGTTGCTATCGCTTCCATTCTTGCTATGGAACCAGGCATCGTCATTTTTGACGAGGCCTCTTCTATGTTGGATGAAGGAAGCAGAAATGACCTTCTCGGCATTCTGCAGGATATGCGGGCAGAAGGGAAGTACACGATCCTCATGATTACGCATGATGCAGATGAGATTTTGGCATCGGATCGGGTGCTTGCGCTGCATGGAGGTAGTTTGGCTGCAGATGTTACACCGGCGGAGTTGTTCCGGAACGAGGAGCTTCTGGAAAAATGCCATCTGCGTGAACCTTATCCTTGGCGCCTTGCACGCGAGCTGCAGAACCAGGGTATTCATGTGGATGTTCCGATCAGTGAAAAGGAGCTTATAGACACGTTATGGCCATAGAATTACAGCAAGTAAGTTACACCTACGCTGACCGAAGCCTCTGGAAGCTGACGGCGCTCCGGGACATTAACCTCAGTGTACCCATTGGCTCGATGGTTGGTATTGCGGGGGCGACGGGCTCAGGTAAATCGACGCTGCTGCAAATGTTTAACGGGATACTGAAACCAACCGA
It contains:
- a CDS encoding ATP-binding cassette domain-containing protein produces the protein MNESYEGQDLEGEGQAVISLDGVSFGYDPEHPILQNITLSISQGQWVSLVGPNGCGKSTLVKLLNALLPKGAGEIEVSGMLLSEETIGSIRQCIGMVFQNPDNQFIGATVEEDILFGLEGLCLPYEEMAERLHSYTTRLGINHLLSKHPGELSGGQKQRVAIASILAMEPGIVIFDEASSMLDEGSRNDLLGILQDMRAEGKYTILMITHDADEILASDRVLALHGGSLAADVTPAELFRNEELLEKCHLREPYPWRLARELQNQGIHVDVPISEKELIDTLWP
- a CDS encoding Gx transporter family protein gives rise to the protein MPMSSSESATALKRTVIIAIFAAVAVVLSLIEAQIPLSGMGLVPGAKLGLANIMILTCIYFLRGRDAFLLVILKTLLTAFLLGTFSSLLFSLFGSLFSFVVMFVLMLISGKGKSISLIGISIAGGIAHNIGQLLAASMVFASLSIFYYLPMLLITGVVTGIAVGYAVRYLVASLSKISLFEEFLD